The Solibacillus sp. FSL W7-1436 genome window below encodes:
- a CDS encoding TVP38/TMEM64 family protein, producing MLDWLTIDNIETIVEKYKLLGPFFGILLTFLESFIPILPLFVIIIANAAAYGLFWGFLLSWLGTVAGSYLFFLMIRMFGNYRVFRRIKEQKQVKKLINWVDIRGFTPLFVLLCLPFTPVVVVNTVAGLSNIKKKYYFLTLLISKPILIFLISYLGSDLRDILTSPVKLIISAVIILIIWGIGKLIENILNKRVERDLREIGKLRKHK from the coding sequence ATGTTAGATTGGCTGACAATCGATAATATAGAAACAATTGTAGAAAAATATAAGTTATTAGGGCCGTTTTTCGGTATTTTATTGACGTTTTTAGAATCATTTATCCCGATATTGCCGCTGTTCGTAATAATCATTGCCAATGCTGCAGCATACGGGTTATTTTGGGGATTTTTACTGTCCTGGCTTGGAACGGTGGCAGGATCATATTTGTTCTTCCTCATGATTCGCATGTTTGGAAATTACCGTGTCTTCCGCCGGATTAAAGAACAGAAACAAGTAAAAAAATTGATTAACTGGGTGGATATTAGAGGATTTACTCCGCTGTTTGTTCTGCTGTGCCTTCCGTTCACACCTGTTGTCGTTGTCAACACGGTTGCCGGTCTATCCAATATTAAAAAGAAATATTATTTTTTGACACTCCTTATTTCAAAACCCATTTTAATCTTTTTAATCAGCTATTTAGGCAGTGATCTGCGCGATATTTTAACTTCTCCCGTTAAACTTATTATTTCAGCTGTCATTATTTTAATCATTTGGGGAATCGGCAAATTAATAGAAAACATTTTAAATAAACGTGTTGAAAGAGATTTGCGAGAGATAGGAAAGTTACGTAAACATAAATGA
- a CDS encoding PDZ domain-containing protein has translation MDGTVLIEILKGIGRFFINPLFYIAIISAVYLGYRRVKRERRYFNRRILGGWSELKNMLAMGLMLSVIISLFSLVIGLTVSLELLTIVFIVSFAGLLIYMYQLLSPAIVMAVAFCGIVWMQWQDWSYTIGTIELAGRNVTDDLVMTVPIMTGLLLMAEGILIRRNGARFASPIVEKTKRGLNGIGYFSKQLWILPVFTVIPGEGIQNFAPYWPQFTIGAEQFSIIVFPFIIGFQQMVRQKLPMNVYPQMGRSIIMVGQFVLIVGLAAYLLPVLGAAALALGAVSRTIIGIHYSRSEDRNSYAVVRSDKGVMIAGILPDSPAEKMGLAAGEIIKRVNGQDVFTEEDLYKALQINAAHCRLEVLDHSGELRLAQHVVHRDDNHKIGLLVVS, from the coding sequence ATGGATGGAACAGTTTTGATTGAAATTTTAAAAGGGATTGGCCGATTTTTTATAAATCCTTTGTTTTATATCGCCATCATTTCCGCAGTTTATTTAGGATATCGCCGAGTGAAGCGCGAACGAAGGTATTTTAACCGACGGATACTAGGTGGCTGGTCCGAGCTGAAAAATATGCTTGCGATGGGTTTAATGCTGTCCGTTATTATTTCCTTATTTAGTCTTGTAATAGGCTTAACAGTATCACTCGAATTATTGACAATTGTATTTATTGTAAGTTTTGCAGGTTTGCTCATTTATATGTATCAGTTACTATCACCGGCGATTGTAATGGCGGTTGCTTTTTGCGGAATCGTTTGGATGCAATGGCAGGATTGGTCATATACAATCGGAACTATTGAATTGGCAGGGAGAAATGTTACGGACGATCTTGTTATGACCGTTCCGATTATGACAGGACTTTTGCTGATGGCAGAAGGAATATTAATACGCCGTAATGGTGCCCGGTTTGCTTCACCGATTGTTGAAAAAACAAAACGTGGATTAAACGGGATAGGCTATTTTAGTAAACAGCTTTGGATTTTACCTGTCTTTACTGTTATTCCGGGGGAAGGCATTCAAAATTTTGCACCTTATTGGCCGCAATTTACGATTGGAGCTGAACAGTTTTCGATCATTGTTTTCCCGTTTATTATCGGCTTCCAGCAGATGGTGCGTCAAAAGTTGCCGATGAATGTTTATCCGCAAATGGGACGCTCAATTATTATGGTAGGGCAATTTGTGCTGATCGTCGGATTGGCCGCTTATCTTCTGCCGGTACTAGGTGCTGCTGCATTAGCATTAGGGGCGGTTTCCCGTACCATTATCGGTATTCATTATAGTCGTTCAGAGGACCGTAACAGTTATGCCGTTGTACGCAGTGATAAAGGGGTTATGATTGCCGGCATTTTACCGGATTCCCCTGCAGAAAAAATGGGACTTGCCGCAGGTGAAATTATCAAACGTGTAAATGGACAAGATGTTTTTACAGAAGAAGATTTGTATAAAGCATTACAGATCAATGCTGCCCATTGTCGTTTGGAAGTACTTGACCATTCAGGCGAATTGCGTCTTGCCCAGCATGTTGTACATCGTGATGATAATCACAAAATCGGGTTATTGGTTGTAAGTTAA
- the addB gene encoding helicase-exonuclease AddAB subunit AddB, producing MTLRVITGRAGTGKTTLIHREIVDDLKTNIFGQPIFILVPDQMSFTTEYELTTNYDIEGMMRAQVMTFKRLAWFVLQNEGGIAHERIDGTGYRMLLRRILEEHQEEFLLFKRAAGKPGFTKEVEQILKEFSQYHIDVETIDPLIESLKLNGASEVLLHKLHDLNIILKQLHERIGTEYIDGDGYFPLLIERIPKMESLRNTHIYLDGFVSFNGQEFAILKELLIYAKRVTIVLPMEDPQMDLLEGSVFYRAAVTYDKIKNELQKLRFEKGIDIEEEPRVHLEVNYRATNRDLLQIEHCFDKITDTPVESTGHTKILEGVNPRAEVQGIAQEIKQLVLEKGLRYKDIGIMYRQADVYDAIIGTTFTQYEIPFFSNEKRAMLYHPLIEFSRSVLEIITTNWKYEPVFRSIKTDLFFPYGSNLVAMRDRADILENFVIAKGIVHDRWMKDEVWHYRRFKSLEKVNAVQTEDELEHEQLLKSVRDLIRKPVLSLQNRLKGKKTGREIVVALYEFMEQLDIYKKLLKMQEQEEQADSLHQSLEHEQAWNGWIHILEQFDLMFGDKIMPLEEVAQILDEGFETLEFASVPPTLDEVTVSTVEFARFDNKKAIFVIGVNDGVYPMRMEAGGLLSDDERETFEKIDVELAPGIKSRLLQESFLFYRAISSSTNYLYITYANADEESKSKLPSLYINRLHGMFEITENRGTPEEKTVRTLPHRQIAMDPLDELQKDNVLNYLQHPSPAIGFLMTQMKQAQHEQRPLTEEWAALKAFYEREQQWKDVLNVVEKPLYTTNEAEPLTEDIATALYGEDFLASVSRIERFYSCPYSHFVSYGLKLQERTEFKLETFAMGDLFHEAIRTILSEKEPSIPLTTYVACYKKADETISKLADYFSYSILKSSHRFEYIKTKLVKIVARTIYALINQSELSKFKAIAHEKPFGKRDDKNTEQDDRNPLEALKIDLEHNRKMYVRGQIDRIDAYKDAENLYLRVIDYKSSGRKLDFTEVYNGISLQLLTYLDVAMKNIPIIAREGKFIQDLSELENIIVQAAGMFYLHVHNPLIPAEDYEQYDRVENLRQEKFKLSGYMVKDVEVAQLMDQSLEPSKTSIIVPAAFKSGENPEFNSRSSKVIEQEQMENLQEFVHYKFRQAGNEIYRGNTEIKPYSLGNQKACTYCSFKSVCQFDQSETGNSFNEIKKQPEQEVFENIKKVVCADDNSSEAE from the coding sequence GTGACGCTACGAGTTATAACAGGACGGGCAGGAACGGGAAAAACAACATTGATTCACCGTGAAATCGTCGATGATTTGAAAACAAATATATTCGGACAGCCAATTTTTATATTAGTTCCTGACCAAATGTCGTTTACAACGGAATATGAGCTGACAACGAATTATGACATTGAGGGAATGATGCGTGCACAGGTCATGACATTCAAACGGCTGGCCTGGTTTGTGCTGCAAAATGAAGGCGGTATTGCCCACGAACGTATTGACGGCACAGGGTACCGCATGCTGTTGCGACGTATTTTGGAAGAACACCAGGAAGAGTTCCTACTATTTAAACGGGCGGCAGGTAAACCCGGTTTTACGAAAGAAGTCGAACAGATTTTAAAGGAATTCAGTCAATATCATATCGATGTGGAAACAATCGACCCGCTGATCGAATCATTAAAATTAAACGGTGCAAGTGAAGTATTGCTCCATAAACTGCATGATCTGAACATTATTTTAAAGCAGCTGCATGAGCGCATCGGGACGGAATATATTGATGGCGATGGCTATTTCCCGCTGTTAATAGAACGTATTCCGAAAATGGAAAGCCTGCGCAATACCCACATCTATTTGGATGGGTTTGTTTCATTTAACGGACAGGAATTTGCCATTTTAAAAGAGCTTCTTATTTATGCAAAGCGTGTCACAATTGTTCTCCCGATGGAAGATCCGCAAATGGATTTACTGGAAGGCTCCGTATTTTACAGAGCTGCGGTAACATATGACAAAATTAAGAATGAACTGCAAAAGCTGCGATTCGAAAAAGGAATTGATATTGAAGAGGAGCCGCGTGTTCATTTAGAAGTAAACTACCGTGCGACAAATCGGGACTTGCTGCAAATTGAACATTGCTTCGACAAAATTACCGATACACCAGTCGAATCAACGGGACATACGAAAATATTGGAAGGTGTAAACCCGCGCGCGGAAGTGCAGGGTATTGCCCAGGAAATTAAACAGCTCGTTCTGGAAAAGGGGCTTCGTTATAAAGATATAGGGATAATGTACCGCCAGGCGGATGTATATGATGCGATTATCGGCACGACCTTTACCCAATACGAAATTCCGTTTTTCTCAAATGAGAAGCGGGCGATGCTTTACCATCCGCTTATCGAATTTAGTCGATCCGTACTGGAGATTATTACGACAAACTGGAAATATGAGCCGGTTTTCAGAAGCATCAAGACCGATCTGTTTTTCCCTTATGGTTCCAATTTAGTCGCAATGCGGGACAGAGCGGATATTTTGGAAAACTTCGTCATTGCAAAAGGAATTGTCCATGACCGCTGGATGAAAGATGAAGTATGGCATTATCGCCGTTTTAAATCACTGGAAAAAGTCAATGCGGTTCAGACAGAAGATGAGCTGGAGCATGAGCAGCTTTTGAAATCAGTACGTGACTTGATCCGGAAACCGGTACTGTCATTGCAGAACCGGCTGAAAGGTAAAAAAACAGGCCGTGAAATTGTAGTGGCGCTGTATGAATTTATGGAGCAGCTTGATATTTATAAGAAGCTGCTGAAAATGCAGGAGCAGGAAGAGCAGGCGGATTCACTCCATCAGTCATTGGAGCATGAACAGGCCTGGAATGGCTGGATTCATATTTTGGAGCAGTTTGATCTGATGTTCGGCGATAAAATTATGCCGTTGGAAGAAGTGGCGCAAATTTTGGATGAAGGTTTTGAAACACTTGAATTTGCAAGTGTGCCGCCGACATTGGATGAAGTGACCGTTTCGACTGTCGAGTTTGCCCGTTTTGACAATAAAAAGGCAATTTTCGTCATCGGTGTTAACGATGGGGTTTACCCAATGCGTATGGAAGCGGGAGGACTGCTGTCTGATGACGAACGTGAAACATTTGAGAAAATCGATGTGGAATTGGCCCCGGGTATAAAAAGCAGGCTTCTGCAGGAAAGTTTCCTGTTTTACCGTGCGATTTCTTCATCAACAAACTATTTATATATTACGTATGCAAATGCAGATGAGGAAAGTAAAAGCAAGCTTCCATCGCTTTATATTAACCGCCTGCACGGTATGTTCGAGATTACCGAAAACCGGGGCACTCCCGAGGAAAAAACAGTCCGTACACTGCCACATCGTCAAATTGCGATGGACCCGCTTGATGAACTTCAAAAAGACAATGTGCTCAATTATTTACAGCATCCGTCCCCGGCAATCGGCTTCCTGATGACCCAGATGAAGCAGGCGCAGCACGAGCAACGTCCGCTTACCGAAGAATGGGCGGCGTTAAAAGCATTTTATGAACGGGAACAGCAATGGAAAGATGTGCTGAATGTCGTAGAAAAACCTTTATACACAACAAATGAAGCGGAACCGCTGACGGAAGACATAGCGACTGCATTGTATGGGGAAGACTTTTTGGCAAGTGTGTCGCGTATTGAACGCTTTTACAGCTGTCCGTATTCACATTTTGTCTCCTATGGACTGAAACTGCAGGAGCGTACGGAATTCAAGCTGGAAACATTTGCAATGGGGGATCTGTTCCATGAGGCAATCCGGACAATTTTATCCGAGAAAGAGCCATCGATTCCGCTTACGACATATGTAGCATGCTATAAAAAGGCGGATGAAACCATTTCAAAATTGGCGGATTATTTCTCGTACAGTATTTTAAAAAGCAGTCACCGCTTTGAATATATTAAAACGAAACTTGTGAAAATCGTGGCCCGTACAATTTATGCGCTTATTAATCAAAGTGAGCTGTCGAAGTTCAAAGCGATTGCCCATGAAAAACCGTTTGGAAAACGCGACGATAAAAATACGGAACAGGATGACCGCAACCCGCTTGAAGCACTGAAAATAGATCTGGAACATAACCGGAAAATGTATGTGCGCGGGCAAATCGACCGGATCGATGCATATAAAGATGCAGAAAATCTGTATTTGCGTGTTATTGACTATAAATCAAGCGGACGCAAGCTTGATTTTACCGAAGTATATAACGGGATTTCTCTGCAGCTGTTGACGTATTTAGATGTGGCGATGAAAAACATCCCGATTATCGCACGCGAAGGGAAGTTTATTCAAGATTTATCGGAGCTGGAGAATATCATTGTCCAGGCGGCCGGGATGTTCTACCTGCATGTGCACAATCCGCTCATTCCGGCCGAGGATTATGAACAGTATGATCGTGTGGAAAATCTTCGTCAGGAGAAGTTCAAGTTAAGCGGCTATATGGTAAAAGATGTGGAAGTGGCACAACTGATGGACCAGTCACTCGAGCCGAGTAAAACATCCATTATCGTACCGGCAGCGTTTAAAAGCGGAGAGAATCCGGAATTTAACAGCCGTTCCTCAAAAGTAATCGAACAGGAACAGATGGAAAACCTGCAGGAATTTGTACACTATAAATTCCGTCAGGCGGGCAATGAGATTTACCGTGGTAATACGGAAATTAAGCCGTACAGCTTAGGCAATCAGAAGGCCTGCACGTATTGCAGTTTTAAATCGGTTTGCCAGTTCGACCAGTCGGAAACAGGCAACAGCTTCAACGAAATCAAGAAACAGCCGGAACAGGAAGTATTTGAAAACATTAAAAAGGTGGTATGTGCAGATGACAATTCCAGCGAAGCCGAGTGA
- a CDS encoding peroxiredoxin family protein: protein MKKNIGIGIILVLVITMLGTYIKAEIEQSTAINEYALGKEVEPDEEVGLEKGQFAPDFTLYNLKGEPLTLSELRGKRVVLNFWATWCPPCEAEMPHMQKYYEKYREEDNVEIVGVNMTYANEKMERVEQFLKSYDITFPIVLEQTEAVAFQYEILTMPTTYMIDSAGKIQKQIIGPLDLDALRENVIQLD, encoded by the coding sequence ATGAAGAAAAATATTGGAATCGGTATTATTTTAGTGCTTGTCATCACAATGCTTGGCACTTACATAAAAGCTGAAATCGAACAGAGTACTGCAATCAACGAATATGCGTTAGGAAAAGAAGTGGAACCGGATGAAGAAGTGGGTCTCGAAAAAGGTCAGTTTGCCCCGGATTTTACATTATATAATTTAAAAGGCGAGCCATTGACACTTTCTGAACTGAGAGGGAAGCGGGTCGTACTGAATTTCTGGGCAACGTGGTGTCCGCCTTGCGAAGCGGAAATGCCGCATATGCAAAAATATTACGAAAAATACCGTGAAGAAGACAATGTGGAAATTGTGGGTGTCAATATGACGTATGCCAATGAAAAAATGGAGCGTGTGGAGCAATTTTTAAAAAGCTACGATATCACCTTTCCGATTGTCCTGGAACAAACGGAAGCAGTCGCCTTTCAATATGAAATTTTGACGATGCCGACAACTTACATGATCGATTCGGCAGGGAAAATACAAAAGCAGATTATTGGTCCGCTGGATTTGGATGCATTGCGGGAAAATGTGATACAACTTGATTAA
- a CDS encoding murein hydrolase activator EnvC family protein produces MKKLTTRSFKTIAAILALVLFVQIPAASAASLSELKKERSQLEAEKKSINKSLEQKSNEIQTNQNRQQKIISQLEQLGAEINKTNHNIAVVELDIEIANQEISILEDEIAELKEKIEQRNELLRERARAIQSSGTVSYLDVLLGANSFVDFIDRFSAVSTLMDADRQIMREQKEDQEKLEVQKLELVKKKENLEANKAELKSLMASLNQQKKEKKRLVAELEKEEAKLQSEKTELKAEYHDKVELSKELEEKFLKEQRRLAEVARQKALEAAAAKKKKQNSSSNSSVSSGNLPVVSAGHWTRPAAGRFTSGFGGRDIGPIGSKNHLGVDIANSIGTPVVAAADGVVSYVGSMNGYGNVVMVTHSIEGQLFTTTYAHLSGFNTSVGASVSKGQQIARLGNSGNSTGPHVHFEIHVGEWNGSRSNAVNPLNYISL; encoded by the coding sequence TTGAAGAAGCTAACGACGCGTTCATTTAAAACCATTGCAGCAATACTTGCGCTAGTGCTATTTGTTCAAATACCGGCAGCATCTGCAGCATCATTAAGTGAACTGAAAAAAGAGCGCAGTCAACTAGAAGCAGAAAAGAAATCCATTAATAAATCGCTCGAACAAAAATCGAATGAGATTCAAACAAATCAAAACAGACAGCAAAAAATCATTTCGCAGCTGGAGCAACTCGGTGCAGAAATTAATAAAACGAATCATAATATTGCCGTTGTCGAATTGGATATTGAAATTGCAAACCAGGAAATTTCTATTTTAGAAGATGAAATCGCAGAATTAAAAGAGAAGATCGAACAGCGTAATGAACTATTGCGTGAGCGTGCACGGGCGATTCAGTCATCAGGTACAGTAAGCTACCTTGACGTCCTGCTTGGAGCAAATAGTTTCGTAGACTTCATCGATCGTTTTTCTGCTGTAAGCACACTTATGGATGCTGACCGTCAAATTATGCGTGAGCAAAAAGAAGACCAGGAAAAGCTTGAAGTTCAAAAGCTGGAACTTGTGAAGAAGAAAGAAAATCTTGAAGCGAATAAAGCAGAATTAAAGAGTTTGATGGCTTCGTTAAATCAGCAAAAGAAAGAAAAGAAACGTTTAGTAGCAGAGCTTGAAAAAGAAGAAGCGAAACTACAATCTGAGAAAACAGAACTTAAAGCTGAATACCATGATAAAGTAGAATTAAGTAAAGAGCTTGAAGAGAAGTTTCTCAAAGAACAGCGCCGATTAGCGGAAGTTGCCCGTCAGAAGGCATTGGAAGCTGCGGCCGCTAAAAAGAAAAAACAAAACAGCAGCAGTAATAGTTCTGTAAGCTCCGGAAACTTGCCGGTTGTTTCGGCAGGACATTGGACAAGACCTGCAGCAGGCCGTTTTACATCAGGGTTCGGCGGACGTGATATTGGACCAATCGGAAGTAAGAATCACTTAGGTGTCGATATTGCCAACTCAATCGGAACACCGGTTGTTGCAGCAGCAGATGGTGTTGTTTCATATGTTGGTTCGATGAATGGCTACGGGAATGTTGTCATGGTCACTCACTCGATTGAAGGACAACTATTTACAACAACGTATGCCCATTTAAGCGGATTCAATACAAGTGTTGGTGCATCTGTATCAAAAGGTCAGCAAATTGCACGACTTGGGAATTCAGGGAACTCAACAGGACCTCATGTACACTTTGAGATCCATGTCGGTGAATGGAACGGCAGTCGTTCAAACGCAGTCAACCCATTAAATTATATTTCACTGTAA
- a CDS encoding S41 family peptidase: protein MRKSRIFLLIVVMVCIGVIVYGVLKIKAQPQEEQAGFAVVNELHELITSESVYDIDSEKLVEGALRGMANAINDPYSTYYSEQEAALHKQTLASERIGIGVELAEANGKIIVVAPLKASPAEKAGIRPLDELIQINEVRLDGKTMGEVRKLMYGKEGETVELVIYRPELDQHLKLVMKRERLKNDTVEAEVLEVEGRKLGYITINLFGEKTAEEWKEALDAVMKEEVEGLIIDVRDNPGGYLHSVTQMMSMFEQKEKIFAYMQNHDGVTEPLKTKKVEQFQPYATWLRDTPLTLIQNEGSASASEVFAGALQDWKRSVIIGVTSFGKGTVQQTWDLQNGGEVKLSTNKWLTPSKKWIHDVGIEPDVEVTQHPLYNMETKILKGRYEEGEYGEEVAYSQRILSELGYAISRTDGFFDDDTAQEVANFRHKHDIAEGDYMDEVFFHELTEELQTFKQSKVNDMQLQMAISYIMHQFE from the coding sequence GTGCGGAAAAGTCGGATTTTTTTATTAATTGTTGTAATGGTGTGTATCGGTGTAATTGTTTATGGTGTGTTGAAAATCAAGGCGCAACCACAGGAGGAACAGGCGGGATTTGCAGTAGTCAATGAGCTGCATGAGTTAATTACGAGCGAATCAGTTTATGATATCGACTCTGAAAAATTGGTGGAAGGTGCACTGCGAGGAATGGCCAATGCAATAAATGACCCTTACAGTACTTATTATTCGGAGCAGGAAGCAGCATTACATAAACAGACGCTCGCAAGTGAACGAATCGGAATTGGTGTTGAGTTGGCAGAAGCGAATGGCAAAATTATCGTCGTGGCCCCGCTTAAAGCATCGCCAGCAGAAAAAGCAGGTATTCGACCATTGGATGAGCTTATCCAAATTAATGAAGTACGACTTGACGGGAAAACGATGGGGGAAGTTCGTAAGCTGATGTACGGCAAAGAAGGAGAAACAGTGGAGCTTGTCATTTATCGACCTGAACTGGACCAGCATTTAAAGTTGGTCATGAAAAGAGAACGTTTGAAAAATGATACGGTGGAAGCAGAAGTTCTTGAAGTAGAAGGGAGAAAACTCGGCTATATAACGATCAATCTCTTTGGTGAAAAAACAGCAGAGGAATGGAAAGAAGCTCTTGACGCGGTAATGAAGGAAGAAGTGGAAGGCTTAATCATTGATGTGAGGGACAATCCAGGTGGCTATTTACATAGTGTTACCCAAATGATGAGCATGTTCGAACAAAAAGAAAAAATCTTTGCGTATATGCAGAATCATGACGGTGTAACAGAGCCACTGAAAACAAAGAAAGTGGAACAGTTCCAGCCTTACGCAACCTGGTTGCGTGACACGCCTTTAACGCTTATCCAAAACGAAGGAAGCGCATCGGCCAGTGAAGTGTTTGCAGGTGCCCTGCAGGACTGGAAACGTTCGGTCATTATCGGGGTGACGAGCTTCGGTAAAGGAACGGTCCAACAAACATGGGATCTTCAAAATGGCGGGGAAGTAAAATTATCGACGAACAAATGGCTTACACCTTCTAAAAAATGGATCCATGATGTAGGGATTGAACCGGATGTCGAAGTGACACAGCATCCTCTTTACAATATGGAAACAAAAATACTGAAAGGGCGCTATGAAGAGGGAGAATACGGTGAAGAAGTTGCCTACAGTCAGCGTATTTTAAGTGAACTGGGTTACGCTATCAGCCGGACTGATGGATTCTTTGATGATGATACAGCACAGGAAGTAGCAAACTTCAGACATAAGCATGATATTGCGGAAGGAGACTATATGGATGAAGTCTTTTTCCACGAATTAACGGAAGAACTGCAAACATTCAAACAGTCAAAAGTAAACGACATGCAGCTGCAGATGGCGATCAGCTATATTATGCATCAGTTTGAGTGA